The following proteins come from a genomic window of Streptomyces sp. GS7:
- a CDS encoding alpha/beta hydrolase has translation MQPSRLLRTPAAAAAAAAAALALLISGCSSGSSSPGGAPSPGRTNDAGIERQASGGSPLAPLPLAVPADLRPYYDQKLSWHDCGVAGFQCATMKAPLDYAKPSAATDLRLAVARRQATGPGTRLGSLMVNPGGPGGSAIDYLQQYAPQPAAIRARYDMVAMDPRGVARSEPIECLSNQQMDRFTQTDTTPGTPAEVNQLVTAYRNFAKGCEAHSGKLLPHVSTIEAARDMDILRAVLGDRKLTYVGASYGTFLGATYAGLFPSHSGRLVLDGAMDPSLNSRAINLDQTAGFNTAFLAFAADCVKKKDCPLGDKNPEDAGKQLSALFKKLDAQPEDTGQDRKLTESLATTGVIAAMYDQGAWPELREYLAQAQAGNGRGLLALSDSYYERHSDGHYANQMYANPAVNCLDLAPAFTGPDQVRAALPAFRKASPVFGDNFAWSALNCTYWPVKPTGTPHRIAAKGADPIVVVGTTRDPATPYTWAKGLAAQLSSATLLTYVGDGHTAYGRGSDCIDTAINTYLLEGTPPAKNKRCT, from the coding sequence ATGCAGCCCAGCCGCCTGCTCCGCACCCCCGCCGCCGCAGCCGCCGCTGCCGCCGCGGCCCTCGCCCTGCTGATCTCCGGCTGCTCGTCCGGGAGTTCGTCGCCCGGTGGCGCGCCGTCCCCGGGGCGTACGAACGACGCCGGCATCGAGCGCCAGGCGTCCGGCGGCTCGCCCCTCGCGCCGCTGCCCCTCGCGGTCCCGGCCGACCTCCGCCCGTACTACGACCAGAAGCTGAGCTGGCACGACTGCGGGGTGGCGGGCTTCCAGTGCGCGACGATGAAGGCCCCCCTGGACTACGCCAAACCCAGCGCGGCCACCGACCTGCGGCTCGCCGTGGCCCGCAGGCAGGCCACCGGCCCCGGGACGCGGCTCGGTTCCCTGATGGTCAACCCCGGCGGCCCCGGCGGCTCCGCGATCGACTACCTCCAGCAGTACGCGCCCCAGCCGGCCGCCATCCGCGCGCGCTACGACATGGTGGCGATGGACCCGCGCGGCGTGGCCCGCAGCGAGCCGATCGAATGCCTCAGCAACCAGCAGATGGACCGCTTCACCCAGACCGACACGACCCCCGGCACCCCCGCCGAGGTCAACCAGCTGGTCACCGCCTACCGCAACTTCGCCAAGGGCTGCGAGGCCCACTCCGGCAAGCTGCTGCCGCACGTCTCCACCATCGAGGCGGCCCGCGACATGGACATCCTGCGCGCCGTCCTGGGCGACCGGAAGCTGACGTACGTCGGCGCCTCCTACGGCACCTTCCTCGGCGCGACCTACGCGGGCCTCTTCCCGTCCCACTCCGGCCGCCTGGTCCTCGACGGCGCCATGGACCCGTCGCTGAACTCGCGCGCCATCAACCTCGACCAGACCGCCGGCTTCAACACCGCCTTCCTGGCCTTCGCCGCCGACTGCGTCAAGAAGAAGGACTGCCCCCTCGGCGACAAGAACCCCGAGGACGCCGGCAAGCAGCTCTCCGCCCTCTTCAAGAAGCTGGACGCCCAGCCGGAGGACACCGGCCAGGACCGCAAGCTCACCGAGTCCCTCGCCACGACCGGCGTCATCGCCGCCATGTACGACCAGGGCGCCTGGCCCGAACTCCGCGAGTACCTCGCCCAGGCCCAGGCCGGCAACGGCCGCGGGCTGCTCGCCCTCTCGGACAGCTACTACGAGCGCCACTCCGACGGCCACTACGCCAACCAGATGTACGCCAACCCCGCCGTCAACTGCCTCGACCTCGCCCCCGCCTTCACCGGCCCCGACCAGGTCCGCGCCGCCCTGCCCGCCTTCCGCAAGGCATCCCCGGTCTTCGGCGACAACTTCGCCTGGTCCGCCCTGAACTGCACGTACTGGCCGGTCAAGCCCACCGGCACCCCCCACCGCATCGCGGCCAAGGGCGCCGACCCCATCGTCGTCGTCGGCACCACCCGCGACCCGGCCACCCCGTACACCTGGGCCAAGGGCCTCGCCGCGCAGCTCTCCAGCGCCACCCTCCTCACGTACGTGGGCGACGGCCACACCGCCTACGGCCGCGGCAGCGACTGCATCGACACCGCCATCAACACCTACCTCCTCGAAGGCACCCCACCCGCCAAGAACAAGCGCTGCACGTGA
- a CDS encoding DNA polymerase III subunit delta' has translation MAVWDDVVGQERVTAQLAAAARDADAVVAAESAARAGGEQPPAERTGTSQMTHAWLFTGPPGAGRDTAARAFAAALQCVSPDSAGFGSSGPAPGCGFCDGCHTTLVGTHADVEIVRTDLLSIGVKETRDLVRRASLSPAGGRWQVIVLEDADRLTEGAGNVLLKAVEEPAPRTVWLLCAPSIEDVLPTIRSRCRHLTLRTPPVSAVADVLVRRDGIDPEAADRAARATQGHIDRARRLATDERARARRAAVLKLPLRVDDIGGCLKAAQELIDAASEDAKQVAEEVDAKETEELRAALGAAAGTGGRLPRGTAGAMKELQDKQKRRSTRTQRDSLDLALVDLTGFYRDVLALQVGASVPLANDEVRDSIQRIATSSTPERTLRRIEAVIACREALDRNVAPLLAVEAMTAALRAG, from the coding sequence ATGGCGGTATGGGACGACGTGGTCGGCCAGGAGCGGGTGACGGCGCAGCTCGCCGCGGCCGCGCGCGACGCGGACGCCGTCGTGGCCGCCGAGAGCGCGGCGCGGGCGGGCGGCGAGCAGCCGCCGGCCGAGCGCACCGGCACCTCGCAGATGACCCACGCCTGGCTGTTCACGGGCCCGCCCGGCGCCGGCCGGGACACCGCCGCGCGCGCCTTCGCGGCGGCCCTCCAGTGCGTCAGCCCGGACAGCGCCGGATTCGGCTCCTCCGGTCCCGCCCCCGGCTGCGGCTTCTGCGACGGCTGCCACACCACCCTGGTCGGCACCCACGCCGACGTCGAGATCGTCCGTACGGACCTGCTGTCCATCGGCGTCAAGGAGACCCGAGACCTGGTCCGCAGGGCCTCGCTCTCGCCGGCCGGCGGGCGCTGGCAGGTGATCGTCCTGGAGGACGCCGACCGCCTCACCGAAGGCGCCGGCAACGTCCTCCTCAAGGCCGTGGAGGAGCCCGCTCCCCGTACGGTCTGGCTCCTGTGCGCGCCCTCCATCGAGGACGTGCTCCCCACGATCCGCTCCCGCTGCCGCCACCTCACCCTCCGTACGCCCCCGGTCAGCGCGGTCGCCGACGTCCTCGTACGGCGCGACGGCATCGACCCGGAGGCCGCCGACCGGGCCGCCCGCGCCACCCAGGGGCACATCGACCGGGCCCGCCGGCTCGCCACCGACGAGCGCGCCCGGGCCCGCCGGGCGGCCGTCCTGAAGCTCCCGCTCCGGGTCGACGACATCGGCGGCTGCCTCAAGGCCGCCCAGGAGCTGATCGACGCGGCGTCGGAGGACGCCAAGCAGGTCGCGGAGGAGGTCGACGCCAAGGAGACCGAGGAGCTGCGCGCCGCCCTCGGCGCCGCCGCGGGCACCGGCGGACGGCTGCCCCGCGGCACCGCCGGCGCCATGAAGGAGCTCCAGGACAAGCAGAAGCGCCGCTCCACCCGTACGCAGCGCGACAGCCTCGACCTGGCCCTGGTCGACCTCACCGGCTTCTACCGCGACGTCCTCGCCCTCCAGGTGGGCGCCTCGGTCCCGCTCGCCAACGACGAGGTGCGCGACAGCATCCAGCGCATCGCCACCTCCTCCACACCGGAGCGCACCCTGCGCCGCATAGAGGCGGTCATCGCCTGCCGGGAGGCCCTGGACCGCAACGTCGCCCCCCTGCTCGCGGTCGAGGCGATGACGGCCGCGCTGCGCGCAGGCTGA